In Lentibacillus amyloliquefaciens, one DNA window encodes the following:
- a CDS encoding SIR2 family NAD-dependent protein deacylase, with translation MESSLTQADLLNQLIDEAEAIVIGIGAGMSAAAGFTYAGKRFTDAFPDFIAKYRFLDMLQASLFDFEDEQEYWAFQSRFSLLNFFDQPVGQAYVDLRLIMAGNNYHVITTNADNAFYAAKFDMDKVFRIQGEYGLWQCSEHCHQQTYHDEVLIRQMAREQSNMKIPANLVPHCPKCGAGLEINKRNEEKGMVEDGQFHEQNERYGQFLKANQDKKILFLEIGVGHTTPQFIKHPFQQMTEENAKALFVTMNQKDYFIPHPIRPQTVRIDADIAEVLHELASE, from the coding sequence ATGGAATCATCATTGACACAAGCCGATTTATTAAACCAACTAATAGATGAAGCTGAGGCAATTGTCATTGGGATTGGTGCAGGAATGTCCGCAGCGGCTGGGTTTACATATGCAGGGAAAAGATTTACGGACGCTTTTCCTGATTTTATTGCGAAGTATCGCTTTCTTGATATGCTGCAGGCAAGTCTTTTTGATTTTGAAGATGAACAAGAATATTGGGCTTTTCAAAGTCGCTTCAGCTTGTTGAATTTCTTTGATCAACCGGTAGGACAGGCATATGTCGATTTGCGACTTATTATGGCAGGTAACAATTATCATGTTATTACGACAAATGCCGATAATGCGTTTTATGCGGCGAAGTTCGATATGGATAAAGTGTTCCGCATTCAAGGAGAATACGGATTGTGGCAGTGTTCCGAACACTGTCACCAACAGACGTATCACGATGAAGTCCTAATTCGCCAAATGGCCCGAGAACAATCGAATATGAAGATACCTGCAAATTTAGTTCCGCATTGTCCGAAATGTGGAGCCGGTTTAGAAATTAACAAACGTAATGAAGAAAAAGGAATGGTCGAAGATGGTCAGTTCCATGAACAGAATGAGCGTTACGGGCAATTCTTAAAAGCAAATCAAGATAAAAAGATACTCTTTTTGGAAATTGGTGTGGGACATACAACCCCGCAATTTATTAAACACCCTTTCCAACAAATGACCGAAGAAAATGCGAAAGCGTTATTTGTGACAATGAATCAAAAAGATTACTTCATTCCACATCCGATTCGTCCGCAAACAGTACGAATTGATGCAGATATTGCTGAAGTATTACATGAGTTAGCAAGTGAATAA
- a CDS encoding sugar O-acetyltransferase, whose translation MNMEEFITYCKEGNPISGEDKELHGLLTQCSFEAQKITMELNTSYHSQEEIVEIFRKLTGSKVDSSFMCFPPFFTDFGKNITIGKNVFFNTGCSFQDRGGIHIGDSLLLGMNVTIATLNHGMSLETRNTTYPSPVIIGDNVWIGSNATILPGVTIGDNSVVAAGAVVTKDVPEDTVVAGVPAKVAKKLI comes from the coding sequence ATGAATATGGAAGAATTTATTACATATTGCAAAGAAGGCAATCCGATTTCCGGAGAGGATAAGGAGCTTCATGGGCTGTTAACGCAATGCAGTTTTGAAGCACAAAAAATAACAATGGAATTAAATACATCCTATCATTCACAGGAAGAGATTGTAGAGATATTTCGAAAACTAACAGGTAGTAAAGTGGATTCCTCTTTTATGTGCTTCCCACCTTTTTTTACTGACTTTGGAAAAAATATCACTATTGGGAAAAACGTATTCTTTAATACAGGTTGCTCTTTTCAAGATAGAGGCGGCATTCATATCGGAGACAGCTTATTACTAGGCATGAATGTTACAATTGCAACACTTAATCATGGGATGTCTTTAGAAACAAGAAATACAACATACCCCTCTCCGGTTATAATTGGAGATAATGTATGGATTGGATCAAACGCAACAATCCTGCCAGGGGTAACAATTGGGGACAACTCTGTTGTTGCGGCAGGAGCAGTTGTCACTAAAGATGTCCCGGAAGATACTGTTGTTGCAGGAGTGCCGGCAAAAGTTGCAAAAAAATTGATTTAA
- a CDS encoding glycine cleavage system protein H translates to MKKRGNFLLIEKNDDVYTVSMTPELQDDLGTVGFVEFTDGDVLNADDAILNLEASKTVFEMASPLAGKIIGRNEAAISEPTLLNSAKTEENWVVKLTDVDEEAFNQLEEA, encoded by the coding sequence ATGAAAAAACGAGGAAATTTCTTATTAATCGAAAAAAATGATGACGTTTATACGGTAAGCATGACACCGGAATTGCAGGATGATCTTGGTACAGTTGGATTTGTAGAATTCACTGATGGGGATGTACTGAATGCGGATGATGCCATTTTAAACCTGGAAGCTTCAAAGACTGTTTTTGAAATGGCTTCTCCGTTAGCTGGCAAAATTATCGGGCGTAATGAAGCAGCAATAAGTGAACCAACCCTTCTAAACTCAGCCAAAACGGAAGAGAATTGGGTCGTAAAATTAACAGATGTGGATGAAGAAGCGTTTAACCAATTAGAAGAAGCTTAA
- a CDS encoding LTA synthase family protein, whose protein sequence is MGFFLLALVLFWMKTYIIYISEFNLGVTNLLQHFLLFINPLSSGLILLGLALFFKGKRFGIALLIIDSLLTLFMYANIVFYREYSSFITIQTLMQTDNAGSIGKSFLGLAEWYDVFYALDLIILAVLFFKRKAVWSPARLSFKKPFAVLATGVLVFAGNLGLAEIDRPQLLERVFDNNYIVKYLGAPNFAVFNTVQSVKANAKRSMASSEDVTEVENYTDKKYAEPNEKYFGKAEGKNIIKIHLESFQSFLIDYKLHGEEVTPFLNSLVHDDSKNFTYFDNFFHQTEQGKTADAELLLDTSLYGLPQGSAFVTKGSNTYQALPAILDQKQDYTSAVFHGDEGSFWNRDKVYKQLGIDKFYESSYYDMSEDKVINYGLKDKPFFKQSMPMLEDLAQKDEPFYAHMMTLTHHYPFVLDEGEASIEPAETGDGTVDRYFQTARYLDEALKQFFDDLKEKGLYEDSVIMIYGDHNGISENHNRAMSEITGEEITPLKNANLQRVPYMIRVPGMEGQGTNHEYSGMTDVVPTMLHLLGIDSKKYIQFGTDMFSDEHKDFVPFRNGSFMTEEYSYVQEVFYDNDTGEPIEEPTKEMKEKRDQVLYELSLNDEVLNGDLLRFYEPSEDWEPVDPNEYQYGKDNEESTEEKNTEKESTEDNNKEEAEDTDNNDENNS, encoded by the coding sequence ATGGGATTTTTTCTGCTAGCTTTAGTCCTGTTTTGGATGAAAACTTATATTATATATATTTCAGAGTTTAATTTAGGCGTCACCAATTTGCTGCAGCACTTTTTGCTGTTTATCAACCCTTTGAGTTCCGGCTTGATTCTGCTGGGTCTGGCTTTATTTTTTAAAGGGAAACGATTCGGCATTGCGCTCTTGATTATTGATTCCTTGTTGACCTTGTTTATGTACGCCAACATTGTATTCTATCGCGAATATAGCAGCTTTATTACCATTCAAACACTGATGCAGACGGACAACGCCGGCAGTATCGGCAAAAGTTTTCTGGGATTGGCTGAATGGTATGATGTCTTTTATGCGCTGGACCTCATTATCCTGGCTGTTCTGTTCTTCAAACGGAAAGCCGTCTGGTCCCCGGCACGCTTAAGTTTCAAAAAACCATTTGCAGTGCTGGCTACCGGTGTGCTTGTGTTTGCCGGCAATTTAGGCTTGGCGGAGATAGACCGTCCACAGCTTTTGGAACGGGTATTTGATAATAATTATATTGTGAAATACCTCGGTGCGCCAAATTTTGCCGTATTCAACACAGTTCAGTCCGTTAAGGCCAATGCTAAACGTTCGATGGCCTCAAGTGAGGATGTAACAGAGGTGGAAAATTACACCGATAAGAAATACGCTGAGCCAAATGAGAAGTACTTCGGAAAAGCAGAAGGCAAAAATATTATCAAGATTCACCTTGAGTCGTTTCAGTCATTCCTGATTGATTATAAATTGCACGGCGAAGAAGTGACACCTTTCCTTAACTCGCTTGTTCACGATGATAGCAAGAATTTTACGTATTTCGATAACTTCTTCCATCAGACTGAACAAGGTAAAACCGCGGATGCGGAGCTGTTATTGGATACTTCATTGTACGGCTTGCCACAGGGTTCTGCATTTGTCACGAAAGGCTCTAACACGTATCAGGCATTGCCGGCGATTCTCGACCAGAAACAGGACTATACAAGTGCTGTATTCCATGGTGATGAAGGCTCATTCTGGAATCGGGACAAGGTTTACAAGCAACTCGGCATTGATAAGTTCTATGAATCCAGTTATTACGATATGAGCGAGGATAAAGTCATCAACTATGGCTTAAAAGATAAGCCATTCTTTAAACAGTCCATGCCAATGCTTGAAGATTTGGCTCAAAAGGATGAGCCGTTCTATGCGCACATGATGACGCTGACCCACCATTATCCGTTTGTTCTGGATGAGGGTGAAGCGTCAATTGAGCCGGCTGAAACCGGTGATGGCACAGTTGACCGTTACTTTCAGACAGCCCGCTATCTGGATGAAGCGCTGAAACAGTTTTTCGATGACCTCAAGGAAAAAGGGCTGTATGAAGACTCAGTCATTATGATTTATGGCGACCATAACGGTATTTCTGAAAATCATAACCGCGCCATGAGTGAAATAACGGGCGAGGAAATCACGCCATTGAAAAATGCCAACTTGCAGCGTGTGCCGTATATGATTCGTGTCCCGGGTATGGAAGGACAGGGTACCAACCATGAATATTCAGGCATGACTGATGTGGTGCCAACGATGTTGCATTTATTGGGAATCGACTCAAAAAAATATATTCAGTTTGGAACTGACATGTTTTCCGATGAGCATAAAGACTTTGTGCCGTTCCGAAACGGCAGCTTTATGACTGAAGAATACAGTTATGTTCAAGAAGTCTTTTATGATAATGACACGGGCGAACCTATCGAAGAACCGACTAAGGAAATGAAAGAAAAACGCGATCAGGTCCTTTATGAACTGAGCCTGAATGATGAGGTTCTAAATGGCGATCTGCTGCGTTTCTATGAACCTAGTGAAGATTGGGAACCTGTTGACCCGAACGAATATCAGTATGGAAAAGACAATGAGGAAAGCACAGAAGAGAAAAATACTGAAAAAGAGAGTACAGAAGATAACAACAAAGAAGAGGCAGAAGACACTGACAATAACGATGAGAATAACTCATAA
- a CDS encoding NADH-dependent flavin oxidoreductase, with translation MKTTEQYRPLFKTIVLPNGIELDNRFVLSPMITNSSTIEGYVTQEDLAYAKRRAPSAPLQITGAAYIEEYGQLFEYGFSIDNDRSIEGLKGLAQAMKKDGAKAIIQLTHAGRFSKISLKDFGVVYGPSEMHLKTPVEHSVLPMSKRKINHVINQYADATRRAIKAGFDGVEISSAQRLLIQTFFSSFSNQRDDEYGTQNIENRSRFGIEVMEAVQKVIDEEAPADFILGFRGTPEETRGNDIGYSVEDFLYFMDRIVEVANIQYLATASWGKNIYKQTIRQGKFKDEFMNKKVYEHIAGRIPVMATGGINSPEKALDAFQFSDMVGASTPFVTEPDFVTKLKEGREDEINLGFSPEELADLAIPERAFKDIVELMDIGGSLSEASRHELRKLYK, from the coding sequence ATGAAGACAACAGAACAATACAGACCTTTGTTTAAAACGATCGTTCTGCCAAATGGTATTGAATTAGATAACCGCTTTGTCCTATCCCCGATGATTACGAATTCTTCAACCATTGAAGGTTATGTCACGCAGGAAGATTTGGCTTATGCAAAGCGACGTGCGCCTTCAGCACCTCTGCAAATTACTGGCGCTGCGTATATCGAGGAATATGGGCAATTGTTTGAATACGGATTTAGTATTGATAATGATCGCAGCATCGAAGGACTAAAAGGTCTTGCTCAGGCGATGAAAAAAGACGGCGCTAAGGCAATTATTCAACTAACGCATGCCGGCCGTTTCTCCAAAATATCGCTTAAGGATTTTGGTGTCGTGTATGGCCCAAGTGAAATGCACTTGAAAACACCCGTTGAACATAGCGTCCTGCCAATGAGTAAACGCAAAATCAATCATGTCATTAACCAATATGCTGACGCAACTCGTCGTGCGATTAAAGCCGGTTTTGATGGCGTTGAAATTTCAAGTGCTCAGCGCTTATTAATTCAAACGTTCTTTTCTTCTTTTTCAAATCAGCGTGATGATGAATACGGCACTCAAAATATTGAAAATCGTTCACGTTTTGGTATCGAAGTGATGGAGGCTGTCCAGAAAGTTATTGATGAAGAAGCACCTGCTGACTTTATTCTCGGATTTCGCGGCACACCGGAAGAAACGCGCGGCAATGACATTGGCTACAGTGTTGAAGATTTCCTTTATTTCATGGATCGAATCGTGGAAGTAGCAAATATCCAATATTTAGCTACTGCAAGTTGGGGCAAGAACATTTATAAACAAACGATTCGCCAGGGTAAATTTAAAGATGAATTTATGAACAAGAAAGTTTACGAGCATATCGCCGGTCGTATTCCGGTTATGGCCACTGGCGGCATTAACTCACCGGAAAAAGCACTTGACGCCTTCCAATTTTCTGATATGGTCGGTGCATCTACACCTTTCGTAACTGAACCTGACTTTGTTACCAAATTAAAAGAAGGTCGGGAAGATGAGATTAACTTAGGTTTTTCTCCGGAAGAGCTGGCCGATTTAGCGATTCCCGAAAGAGCCTTTAAAGACATTGTTGAATTAATGGATATCGGCGGATCGCTTTCAGAGGCATCCCGCCATGAATTACGCAAATTGTATAAGTAG
- a CDS encoding lipoate--protein ligase, with the protein MYLIESKRNGEWIYDPGVAMALQDYVKDHIFLDDDVMFTYMMHPAVQIGKFQNAYEEVNQPYMDEHDIKIIRRESGGGAIYLDDRNMSFCFLFNGVNDIYGNYARLYEPAVKALEKLGVDNVEHKGRNDLVLDGKKISGAAMTMQKGRVYAGYSLLLDPDYEAMVSVLNPNQKKIESHGIGSVRSRVGSIRPHLAPEYQDMTVWDFTDYMMCELLDVNDISEAKRYELTPEDWAGVDKIAAEKYHNWDWNYGRFKQFEYRLTERFPIGTINVGLGVEHAKIAAIQITGDFFGTNDIKEIEEALVGVRLRKEDLLNALVPFDLTNYFGKLTKEELVSFILSEKA; encoded by the coding sequence ATGTATTTAATTGAATCAAAGCGTAATGGCGAGTGGATCTATGACCCGGGAGTGGCGATGGCTCTACAGGATTATGTGAAGGACCATATTTTCTTGGATGATGATGTTATGTTCACATACATGATGCACCCGGCCGTTCAAATTGGCAAATTCCAGAATGCATACGAGGAAGTCAACCAGCCTTATATGGATGAACATGATATTAAAATCATCCGCCGGGAATCAGGAGGCGGTGCGATTTATCTCGATGATCGCAATATGAGTTTTTGTTTCTTATTTAATGGTGTTAATGATATTTATGGGAATTATGCACGTTTGTATGAACCGGCCGTTAAAGCGCTTGAGAAGTTGGGTGTAGACAATGTAGAACATAAAGGCCGTAATGATTTAGTTTTAGATGGCAAAAAAATTTCCGGTGCTGCGATGACCATGCAGAAAGGTCGCGTTTACGCCGGGTATTCGCTGCTATTAGATCCTGATTATGAAGCAATGGTATCTGTCTTGAACCCAAACCAGAAGAAAATTGAATCACATGGCATCGGGTCCGTCCGCAGCCGAGTAGGATCCATCCGTCCTCATTTGGCACCTGAATACCAGGATATGACGGTATGGGATTTTACGGATTATATGATGTGTGAATTACTTGACGTCAACGATATCAGTGAAGCGAAACGTTATGAATTAACGCCGGAAGATTGGGCGGGCGTCGATAAAATTGCAGCAGAGAAATACCATAATTGGGACTGGAACTATGGTCGCTTTAAACAGTTCGAATATCGTTTAACCGAACGTTTTCCAATTGGAACGATTAATGTCGGCTTAGGCGTTGAGCATGCTAAAATTGCTGCCATCCAGATTACGGGTGACTTCTTCGGAACAAACGATATAAAAGAAATTGAAGAAGCTTTAGTCGGCGTACGGTTAAGGAAAGAAGACTTATTAAATGCGTTAGTGCCGTTTGATTTAACTAATTATTTCGGAAAGCTAACGAAAGAAGAATTAGTCAGCTTTATTTTAAGTGAAAAAGCATAA
- a CDS encoding thiol-disulfide oxidoreductase DCC family protein — protein sequence MAKHIVFYDAECPLCRTVKAVLMRLDRNETITWYPVQNVRKELQARINIYKNMYDEIYMYTKDRKVLTGFYTVRKILSVLPATKPIGMLFYLPLVDYIGDPAYRFVSTRRYKWFGRVPYEGL from the coding sequence ATGGCTAAACATATCGTGTTTTATGATGCTGAGTGCCCATTGTGCCGAACGGTAAAAGCTGTACTGATGAGGCTGGACAGGAATGAAACGATTACATGGTATCCGGTTCAGAACGTAAGAAAAGAACTGCAGGCGCGAATTAATATCTATAAAAATATGTATGATGAAATCTATATGTACACAAAAGACAGGAAGGTGCTAACGGGATTTTATACAGTGCGCAAGATTCTTTCTGTATTGCCGGCCACCAAGCCCATCGGAATGCTTTTTTACCTTCCGCTTGTGGATTATATTGGAGACCCGGCATACCGATTCGTATCGACCCGCCGCTATAAGTGGTTTGGGAGAGTGCCGTATGAGGGGCTATGA
- a CDS encoding protein-ADP-ribose hydrolase — MDQQARLDYLIDYLLNETPNADEQIMQDKTDTAEGKIALFRGLCNIRQPEAVSEQFLEVQDAFLTQWNNERHITSLQDLEAVQPQLYLWQGDITSLAVDAIVNAANSELLGCTQANHDCIDNIIHTRAGVQLRLDCDELIKAQGRKEPMGKAKITKAYNLPSNFCLHTVGPFIDERGVSTLKEHLLASSYYSSLALADKYQLGTIAFCCISTGEFNFPNERAAEIAVQTMKDYIKNTGSNLQVIFNVFKDEDLQIYESLLARKE; from the coding sequence ATGGATCAACAAGCTAGGTTGGATTATCTGATTGATTATTTACTGAACGAGACCCCGAATGCTGACGAACAAATAATGCAGGATAAAACGGATACCGCAGAGGGAAAAATAGCATTGTTTCGTGGATTGTGTAATATCCGGCAGCCTGAGGCGGTCTCAGAACAATTTCTTGAGGTTCAAGATGCTTTCTTAACACAGTGGAATAACGAACGACACATAACCTCATTGCAAGATTTAGAAGCGGTTCAGCCGCAGCTTTATTTATGGCAGGGTGATATAACAAGTCTGGCGGTGGATGCCATTGTTAATGCGGCTAACAGTGAGCTCTTGGGCTGTACGCAAGCAAATCACGATTGTATCGACAATATAATTCATACCCGTGCTGGCGTGCAATTGCGGTTGGATTGTGATGAGCTGATAAAAGCACAAGGCCGCAAAGAGCCGATGGGAAAAGCAAAAATTACGAAAGCTTACAATTTACCCTCAAATTTTTGTCTTCATACCGTTGGCCCATTTATCGACGAGCGTGGTGTCTCAACGTTAAAAGAGCATTTACTCGCGTCGTCCTATTATTCTAGTTTAGCATTAGCGGATAAGTATCAATTAGGCACCATTGCTTTTTGCTGTATTTCGACAGGTGAATTTAATTTTCCTAACGAGCGTGCAGCTGAAATAGCGGTTCAAACGATGAAAGATTATATAAAAAACACCGGGTCAAACCTTCAAGTTATCTTTAATGTGTTTAAAGATGAGGATTTACAAATTTATGAGTCATTATTAGCGAGGAAAGAATAG
- a CDS encoding LLM class flavin-dependent oxidoreductase: MVKLGILDYAQIDEGSSAQTALQNTIELAQLAEVLGYVRFWMAEHHNVPAFASSSPELIMMHLADATERIRIGSGGVMIPHYSPYKVAENFRILEAFHPGRIDLGIGNTVGTAIVNRTLNENKKVNSGYEQSIVDLTKYLSDQVDENHRFSGITANPVISTVPQMWVLSTSVRNAKMAAKLGIGYTFGLFPLAGIDKLNIGIQAAETYRNEFKPSSFMPEPKVSIAPFVVVAETNELAEEYAEALDFWLLGTDDFGHLKEFPSVETARQYPYTEEEKAIIQANRIRMVVGDIESVTEQLNELITQFKADEVLLVPLMPGLEARKKAIELLAGAFN; the protein is encoded by the coding sequence TTGGTTAAATTAGGGATTTTGGATTACGCTCAAATTGATGAAGGCTCGAGTGCCCAAACTGCTTTGCAGAATACGATTGAGCTGGCTCAATTAGCTGAAGTCTTAGGCTACGTGCGGTTTTGGATGGCAGAACATCATAACGTTCCTGCTTTTGCCAGTAGTTCACCGGAACTGATCATGATGCATTTAGCAGATGCGACAGAGCGGATTCGTATCGGCTCGGGCGGTGTGATGATTCCACATTATAGCCCTTATAAAGTCGCTGAAAATTTTCGGATTCTCGAGGCGTTTCATCCCGGTCGAATTGATTTGGGGATAGGCAATACGGTAGGAACGGCGATTGTGAATCGGACGTTGAATGAGAATAAAAAGGTAAACTCAGGTTACGAGCAGAGTATTGTTGATTTAACCAAGTATTTGAGCGATCAAGTGGATGAAAACCATCGTTTTTCCGGGATTACGGCTAACCCTGTTATTTCAACCGTTCCCCAGATGTGGGTGTTGTCAACCAGTGTCAGAAATGCCAAGATGGCTGCTAAACTGGGAATTGGCTATACGTTTGGATTATTTCCACTTGCAGGCATTGATAAATTAAATATTGGTATCCAGGCAGCGGAGACGTATCGCAATGAATTTAAACCTTCATCATTCATGCCGGAACCTAAAGTGTCCATTGCCCCGTTTGTTGTCGTTGCTGAAACGAATGAGTTAGCAGAGGAATACGCAGAAGCCTTGGATTTTTGGTTGCTCGGCACGGATGATTTTGGCCATTTGAAAGAATTTCCATCAGTTGAAACAGCCCGGCAATATCCTTATACAGAAGAGGAAAAGGCGATTATTCAAGCGAATCGAATCCGCATGGTAGTGGGCGATATTGAAAGTGTCACAGAACAATTAAATGAGTTGATTACACAATTTAAGGCTGATGAAGTCCTGTTAGTACCGCTTATGCCAGGGTTGGAAGCCCGTAAAAAAGCGATTGAATTATTGGCTGGAGCATTCAATTAG
- a CDS encoding 2-keto-4-pentenoate hydratase: MTGTNNEIVQTLKKAYETKEPIDFIRKHYNLDEQAAYKIQNQFVTEKCERTNETIAGFKISMTSPDTQAYANTDEPAYGTFIEGNLIHSNESVLLNSLFDPLVEPELVFVLTGDLTAGASEEEIISKSKIAAGLEIPDSRYKDWFPNFTLEDLLCDNGAAGLAVISNTVETPSFEQLDSINMELFHNGEKIGEGSSSNVLENPASAVAWLSKKMSGHGKTLKKGMIISSGTFIPPLRVEEGTYHAVYTGIGEVSVTFNR; encoded by the coding sequence ATGACCGGGACAAATAATGAAATCGTCCAAACACTGAAGAAAGCATACGAGACGAAAGAGCCGATTGATTTTATCCGCAAGCATTACAATCTGGATGAACAAGCAGCTTACAAGATCCAGAATCAATTTGTAACAGAAAAATGCGAACGCACAAATGAAACCATTGCTGGATTTAAAATCAGCATGACCAGTCCTGACACGCAAGCATATGCCAATACTGATGAGCCGGCTTATGGCACATTTATTGAAGGCAATCTCATCCATTCAAACGAATCCGTCTTGCTGAATTCATTATTTGACCCACTTGTTGAACCGGAACTTGTATTTGTGCTTACGGGCGATTTAACTGCCGGAGCGTCCGAGGAAGAAATTATTTCAAAAAGCAAAATAGCGGCAGGGCTTGAAATTCCCGACTCCCGCTATAAAGACTGGTTCCCGAACTTCACCCTGGAGGATCTCCTCTGTGATAATGGGGCGGCCGGACTGGCAGTCATCTCAAATACTGTTGAAACACCATCATTTGAACAACTGGACAGCATCAATATGGAACTGTTCCATAACGGAGAAAAAATTGGTGAAGGCTCCTCTTCAAATGTTCTCGAAAACCCCGCCTCAGCTGTTGCCTGGCTTTCAAAAAAGATGTCTGGTCACGGCAAAACATTGAAAAAAGGCATGATTATTTCATCAGGCACATTTATTCCGCCATTACGTGTTGAGGAAGGAACATATCACGCCGTATACACTGGAATTGGTGAAGTGAGCGTAACATTTAACCGCTGA